Proteins found in one Strix aluco isolate bStrAlu1 chromosome 29, bStrAlu1.hap1, whole genome shotgun sequence genomic segment:
- the LOC141916312 gene encoding nuclear receptor ROR-beta-like — protein sequence MRAQIEVIPCKICGDKSSGIHYGVITCEGCKGFFRRSQQNNASYSCSRQRNCLIDRTNRNRCQHCRLQKCLALGMSRDAVKFGRMSKKQRDSLYAEVQKHQQSQEQSGGTKDEPKPLSRVYTTSVSSGLSDLDDISTLSDGLLFDFPLTPDGSSTYYNLDLLASAQPSPDQSSLDVADATLIKQESIYELMLEPALFTHSTLEGGQLAADISVLEIDRVAQNVVKSHLETCQYTTEELKRLAWSLYSPEEVRALQSKSCEAMWQQCSLQISNAIQYVVEFAKRIDGFMELCQNDQIILLKAGCLEVLLIRMIRAFNPLNNTVLFEGKFGGVQMFKSLGCDDLIGAVFELGRTLCRLQLSDEELALFTAAVLLSPDRPWLTESKKVQKLQDKIYVALQHEIQKKHSTEDKLSKMVSKLPLMKTICNLHLDKLEFFRLLHPETAMNFPPLYKEVFNSELQYSDPRES from the exons CCCAAATCGAAGTGATCCCGTGCAAGATCTGTGGAGACAAGTCCTCAGGGATCCACTACGGCGTTATCACCTGCGAAGGCTGCAAG GGTTTTTTTCGGAGGAGCCAGCAGAACAACGCCAGCTACTCCTGCTCCCGGCAGAGGAACTGCCTGATCGACCGCACCAACCGCAACCGCTGCCAGCACTGCCGCCTGCAGAAATGCCTGGCGCTGGGCATGTCCCGCGATG CGGTGAAGTTCGGCCGCATGTCAAAGAAGCAGCGGGACAGCCTCTACGCCGAGGTGCAGAAgcaccagcagagccaggagcagagcGGTGGCACCAAGGATGAGCCCAAACCCCTGAGCCGCGTCTACACCACCAGCGTCAGCAGCGGGCTCTCGGACCTGGACGACATCTCCACGCTGTCGGACGGGCTCCTCTTCGACTTCCCCCTCACCCCCGATGGCAGCAGCACCTACTACAACCTCGACCTGCTCGCCTCGGCGCAGCCCTCACCCGACCAGTCCAGCCTGGATGTGGCCGATGCCACGCTCATCAAGCAGGAGTCCATCTACGAGCTGATGCTGGAGCCGGCCCTGTTCACGCACAGCACGCTGGAGGGCGGCCAGCTGGCTGCCGATATCTCCGTCCTCGAGATCG ACCGGGTGGCCCAGAACGTGGTGAAGTCACACCTGGAGACGTGCCAGTACACGACGGAGGAGCTCAAGCGCCTGGCGTGGAGCCTCTACTCCCCCGAGGAGGTCCGCGCCTTGCAGAGCAAG AGCTGCGAGGCCATGTGGCAGCAGTGCTCGCTGCAGATCTCCAACGCCATCCAGTACGTGGTGGAGTTCGCCAAGCGCATCGACGGCTTCATGGAGCTCTGCCAGAACGACCAGATCATCCTCCTGAAGGCCG GTTGCCTCGAGGTGCTCCTGATCCGCATGATCCGCGCATTCAACCCCTTGAACAACACCGTCCTCTTCGAGGGGAAGTTTGGCGGCGTGCAGATGTTCAAGTCGCTCG GCTGCGACGACCTCATCGGCGCCGTCTTCGAGCTGGGGAGGACCCTGTGCCGCCTGCAGCTGTCGGATGAGGAGCTCGCCCTCTTCACCGCCGCCGTCCTGCTTTCCCCAG ATCGCCCATGGCTGACGGAGTCCAAGAAAGTGCAGAAGCTCCAGGACAAGATCTACGTGGCCCTGCAGCACGAGATCCAGAAGAAACACTCCACTGAGGACAAGCTCTCCAAG ATGGTTTCCAAGCTGCCCTTGATGAAGACCATTTGCAATCTGCACTTGGACAAGCTGGAATTTTTCCGTCTCCTGCACCCGGAGACTGCCATGAACTTCCCACCCCTCTATAAGGAGGTCTTCAACTCCGAGCTTCAGTACAGCGACCCACGGGAGAGCTAA